Within the Planctomycetia bacterium genome, the region GAGCTCGGTGTCGGCCATCTTCAAACGCACCGGTTTCCCGACTTGCAAGCTCGCACCGGCGGCGCGAGGAAGGTTGAAAACAGCCCGCAAGGGATGAATCTGTACGACCGTGACCACGGTCGGAGCGACCGGGGTGACGAACTCGCCTTGCTCGCGGTGGATCTTCGTTACGACACCGTCGATCGGGCTGCGAATCAAGCGGCGCTCGATCATGGCCTCGGTCTTTTTCAATTCCAAGAGATCGAGTTGGTGTTGTTCTTCGACGATCCGCCGTTGTCCTTCGGCCGACTCGAACTCTGCCTCGGCCTTCTGAACTTCGTCAGGCGTCGCATGTCCCTTCGCCTGCAGTTCGCGCATTTTCTTGAGCCGCGCCTCTTTGAGACGAAACTCGGCGAGTGAAGCTTTTTGTCGACCGTCGGCCGTGGTCGCGACATGGGCGATGTCGCGAGCGATCGTAAGCACATCTCGATCGAGCGACGCCATGATCGCTCCGGCCTTCACTACATCCCCTTCCTTCACGACGATTTCGGCCACGACACCCGTTTCGGCCGGCGCCAGGTCGATCTTACGGAACGGTTCGGTGAAGCTATCGTGCGATTGACCGCGGGCGATTGATGCGCAGCTACTTAGCGCCGAAACTATCGCGACGGTGCGAAACAGGGTACGGAACATGTCGACCTCGAGTCGTGTTGCGGAAACACAACAAAGGTAGGTCACGTCTTACGGAACGTACGAGATCGTGCCGTTCCGATCGTAACGATTATTACGCCGGCCCGGCGGTCCGTAGGACGTTGTCGAGCCAACGGTCGTAACTCGCGACGTGAAGGCGGTCGCGTCGCAGTCGGGCTTCGAGATCGGCGCGAGCTTTACGAATTTCCACCGTGACATCGCTTCTAACTTCGCCGTCCGCATCGGCGGCTGCGCAAAGGCGGGCACTCACGGCCGAGTATGTTCGCCAAATCGTATCGTCGGCCGCAATAAAGAATCGTCCGGAGCCCGGGTCGCCTTGTCGCCCGGCGCGACCGAGCAATTGGCGATCGACGCGGCCCGAATCATGGTACTCGATCCCGATGACGTGCAAGCCGCCGGCTGCGCGCGAGTCGACGTCGAGTTGAATGTCGGTCCCTCGGCCGGCAAGGTTCGTCGCCACGAGCACATGCCCGCTGCTTCCCGCCGCCGCGACGATCGTCGCTTCTTCGGCGGATTGCGTACCGTTAAGCACGCTGTGCGGAATGTGTTCCAGGGCGAGGAGCCGAGCGATTCGCTTACTGACCTCGATCGTGCGACAACCGACGAGAACCGGCCGACCAGTGCGTCGTAGTTCGCCGACTTCGGCGACGGCCGCTCGATCGCGTACCGCGCAGTCTCCGAAGTATCGATCGGGCAAGCGAACCAACCGAGAAGGAAGTCGTGGAGGGACGACGGTGATCTTCGACCGATAGGTTTCCCGAAGTTCGTCGCCGGCTTCGACGAGCGTGCCCGATGTTCCGGCGAGATGTCGATACAGTTTGAAGAAGCGTTGTCTGGTAACGCGCGCCGCGCCGACCGTGGGAATCGAAAACGGCACGCCTGCCGCGAACTCGACGGCTCTCTGTAGTCCCTCGGGCCAGCGTCGATCGTCGAAGATGCGTCCGGTCGAAGCATCGATGATCCGCACGGCCCTATCGACGACGACGTAGTCGACATCCTGCTTCAGGAGCGAGGCGGAGAGAGAGTCTTCGACATACTGCGACCAGGGTCGGCGCAGTTGCGAGGAGATCTCGCGCATAAACTGCGACGACACACGTTGCGAGCCAAGCTCCGTCAACGTCGCGCGACGGTGTTCCGTATGAATCGCGAAGTGAAGGTTCGGCGTCAGGCTCGCTGCGACGCTTCGCGCGCGATCGAAGACTTTGTGCGAATCGGGATCGGCGTCGCGCGGAGTGCTGAGTATGAGCGGCGTACCGGCTTCGTCGATGAGAACCGAGTCGAGTTCGTCTACGATCGTGCAATCGAGCGGCGGTTGTAGCGGAAGACTAATTTCCTGACCAGCGAGCCGACGCCGTAGCGCGTCGCCGAGCTTCGCAGGCGTTTCCTCAACTTGTCGCAGCCGTTCGCGAAGATAGTCGAAACCGAACGCGTAGCCGGTGCCATAGACTACGGAAGACGAATAAGCCAGACGCGTCTCGTCGGGCGTACGAGATTCCTTCAAGACTCCGACGGAGATCCCCAACAGCTCCAATGCCGGAGCGAATCGAGCGTAGTCGCGTTCCGCGAGGTATTGGTTGACGGTCGCAACATGCACCGAGCGATTACGGAGCGCCAACGCAGAGGCGGCGGCGGCGACAGCGAGCGACTTCCCTTCGCCGGTCCGCATCTCGACGCAGCGGCCCAGCGCCATCGCCGCCGCAGCACGAAGTTGTACATCGAACGGCATCAACCCGATCGCCCATTGCGATGCGGCGGCGAACAGTGCGAGAGCCGACTGCAAGGCTCGATCGTCGTTCGGCTCCCTTCTCACGATCGAAGCTTGCTCTCGTAGATCGTCGATCGAAAGTTCGGCGAAAGTCGCCATGAGCCGCTTTGCATTACCGATCGTGTCGGCAAGCAGTCGTTCGTCGCGTCCCCGCGATGGGATCCAACCGAACGCCAATTCGCGAAACGTAGGCATGGGCACTATCGTTGTTGGGTTTCCGAGTCGCGCTCGGCGACGGGTGGGAGCGGCGTAATGCCGGAGGCAACCGGCGGCAAGAGCCGAGCGGAGCCTCCGTATGACGACGCCGGAGCGATGGCCGACGTCACGGCGGGACTCGGCAACGGCTGCATCATGAGCGCCGGTCCGAGGGTGGGCCCGCCGGTCGCGGTTTGATCGTGTCGCAACGAACGCTGCGCCGACTGTATCGATCCGGGCGTCGGCGGCATCGCAGATATCGGGACTGTCATCGATGGGTTAACCGGTAACGGTGCGAGGGGCGGAGGTGAGAATTCCGGCGAACTCGGCGCATGATCGGGTGGCAGTTCCATGAGCGGTTGTAAGGTCGAGACTTCGGTCTGCGGTACACCATCCACAATCACAGTGCTGATTCGAACCCGATCGGCCTGTAGCAACGAGCCCGTCACCGCGTTCAAGTTCGCTAGGGCGACGTTGTAGGCCGCTTCCGCCGCAGCGAAGCCGTATTCCGCGGCGGCAAGGCGTTCTTGGGCGCCGAGTAGGTCGTTCAATACGACGCCGGCCAGTTGCTGGTCGTCGGCCGCAAGCCGCCACCGCGACGTTAGGTATTCGATCTCCGTTTGATCGGCCTGCATCGCTTGATATTTACTGACCATTTCGCGATAAGTCGTCGTCACTTCGCGCACGGCAACTTCGGTCTCGGCACGTACTTGGATCATCGTCTGCTGTAGCTTGTTCGTCGATTGACGGAGCTCGACGAGCCGCTGTGTCATCCGCGCGTTGGCACTTCGGTTGTACAGTGGGTACTCGAACTGCAATCCGGTCCAATACGTCGGCCGCCCTTGTGCGTACTGGCTTACCCAAGCATCGCCGATCTCGGAGTT harbors:
- a CDS encoding efflux RND transporter periplasmic adaptor subunit, coding for MFRTLFRTVAIVSALSSCASIARGQSHDSFTEPFRKIDLAPAETGVVAEIVVKEGDVVKAGAIMASLDRDVLTIARDIAHVATTADGRQKASLAEFRLKEARLKKMRELQAKGHATPDEVQKAEAEFESAEGQRRIVEEQHQLDLLELKKTEAMIERRLIRSPIDGVVTKIHREQGEFVTPVAPTVVTVVQIHPLRAVFNLPRAAGASLQVGKPVRLKMADTELEIAGKVEFVAPVFDAESETIRVKVLIEKSRDQVSAGCRCSILLDEASADASVVNR